One Oryzias melastigma strain HK-1 unplaced genomic scaffold, ASM292280v2 sc00434, whole genome shotgun sequence genomic window, GACATTTCATAGATTTTACAATCTCTGATCAAATATGAAACATGTCACAGATTGACAGTCTTCACAGCTTAAAGTTAAAATAGTTGCAAAGATTTTATAATCCTTGTTCAATAATGATATTGGTCTGCAGTTCTCTAAAATCAAAGTGTCTTTGCTGGATTCTGGAATGAAAGTAGTCAAACCTTGAGTTAAAGCTGCAGGAAGCTGTTTTTANTAAAGGTTGTTCAGTTAACCATTGTGGTTGCAGTTTATGCTGAGACGATGCGtgtgtcaccatgacaacactgAAGTTATTACATGTCTCTATTTCTAACACTTCTTATGTGGTTCGTGGTTATTtcaatattgtttaaaatataaaataaatacagtttacatTTTGTTGAGTCATTATGGCAAATATCTGTTTTGTGaagaaaatatttagtaaaactgTATTAAGCAAGAGGTGGATAAAGAAACAGACTGAAGTTTGTGTCTTGTGTTCTTGTGATTCCTGTATTCTAGTAGAGATCAGTAGTAGTGTGAAGATGTTGTCCACTCACTCACTGAAACTACACTTTTTTCTATTCTGCATTGAATTTtgtctgttgttgttttttatagtgTTTATGTACCAAATTACTCTGCATACAGTAATATGTGGCGACAGATTCTTGAATGTTTTACATAATCTCACAATAATAAAGTTACGGACGCGAtggatttgtgtttattattaaataccagttttttatgtttgtgtcattttgtttttaggatGCTTTTAAACCTCGAGGTGATAGGAAGACATAaaccaaacataaaacaagTAAGAATAACAacccaaagaaaaacacaaatggatGTGCTGAGAATGAAACAATCCCATATAGAACCTCAGCATGCGTTCCTCAGGACAAGGCGCATGAAACGAACGCCCCAGATGCAGAACACTAGATCCACCAGAGGAGGAGCTATGTTCCTTTAAACCTGATACATACTTTGTTGTGCACTAGTTAAGGAAAGGGAAATATAACTACATCTCTATCTAGTATAATACTGGGAAATCTTGAAAAATGAACTCAGTATTTATAAACAaaggaaatatatttagaaGCGTGAGGAAGAGTGCTCACTGCTCTCCCCTCTCTCATTCAGTCCTATTTTTAATGCACTGTGAGGGCAGCCCCACTTTTAAGTTCAGtcaatttgttatatttttctttgtaaaatattggttcataaaatcattttacttttcACATAACATAACAAAATTAACTTAATGACCTGTGCACACATTTAGTTAATNGTCACCAGGTGACCCCATCCAGTCTCCCTCGTTTCCATtgttgaaatgttgaaaaactaCACACTTTTTTCAGACAGGCATGAAagtttcacacttttctcttctgtttaaactctcaaagttcaaaccttcataggaAAACAAGTCCAGGATTATGGGATGGAAGATTTATGGTAACTGAATGCATTCTGTACCAGAAACACAACGTGGAGGAGATTGGTTAACAAGATAAATAGACAATCAGGCCACAGTAAAATAAAGGATGCAAATTTGCTGTGAAACAGCAAGACCTGGATATAGTGAGAAGTATAATCAAAAAGCGGCACTAAAATCAAacccaaaataaatcaaagttgataaaattgaattttatggTCATAAAATCTATCCacagaagtaaaaacaaaccagactgcattttttttatatccaaaAAGTTGGAGCATATTGTCAGGTTGAATAAACTTGATTGTTGGACCAGGCACCTAGTGGTTACTTGTTGAACAGACTTGGCTccacttttttggttttcaaaccaggccaaaatcagaaaacatgGAGTTGCCAAAATATAATGATGAGTCAGCAAACTGTTTATGATGACTCACACAAACAAGTGGGTGGGACCTTCATCTAGATCGGGGGTGCCCAAATCTAGGCCTCGAGGGTGGGCCTCCTACTGGTTttagaaatcctgccttatctgctgctgattacctagATCAGGCATGTTTAGggaataaggagcttcaatggcaggttggttagaaaacatgtaggacaccggtcctcaaggcctggatttgggcacctTTGATctacataaacacaaacaacaaaggctatccatccatcttcttctgctcatctgggattgggtcgtgggggcagcagtctaagcaaagatgcccagacttccctctccccggctaCTTCCTATTTCTTCAGTGGGACGACCTCGAGACTTTCCCGtgggcctctgcccagtgggacatgcctagTACACCTCCCAAGGGAGGTGTCTAGGAGGCAcccggaccagatgcctgagccacctaAACTCACTCCCCTCGATGTGTAGAAGCGGTGgttctactctgagctctctctgggtgatCAAGCTCCTCCTATCTTTAAAGGAGAACCCAACAACCTTACAGAGGAAattcatttcagccgcttgtattcgggatctcgttcttttggtcatgataAAAAACTCATAACCATAGGTACAAACGAAGATCGACCGATAAATTAAAAGCTTCTCTTTGTGGTTCAGCTCTTCTTGACCACAACAGACCGGTGCAGCGACCGCATAACGGTGGACAACACACCAATCTGCCTGTCGATCTCATGCTCAGATTTTCcttcactcgtgaacaagaccctgACCTGAGctaggagcactccacccaccgaaaGAGTCAAGTCCAGAACCATgacctcagacttagcggtctTGAGGTCCTGCcttgatgaagccaacaggacaacatcatctgcaaagagcagagatgaaatcgcGTGGTCCCCAAATCAGCCAACCCCCCCCGGCCCCTGTgggcctagaaattctgtccataaagactatgaacagaaccagtgATAAACCCTGCCTGGGTCCAACGTGGATCGGGAGCAAGTCTGACTTACTGCCAGCTATGCAACCCAAGCTCCTGGTATGTAGAGACTGGACAGGCCTCAATAAGTCTTCCCTGACCCCGTACTCTCAGAGCACCACGGGGGACGTGgtcaaaatccacaaaacacatatggattggatgagcaaactcccacaaaccctccagcaccctgaggaGGGTGTAGAGCTGATCCACCTTTCCACAAGCAGGATGGAAACTGTACCGTTAATAATAGTCATGTTATGAATTATAATGTTCTAGTTTTGTCttatatgatattttttttaattttgcattagcaaaacatacatttttactaatttcttttttgctatttatgaaacagaaaagaataaaacatgtcttatgtacaaatctatatttttgaAGATAACTAGAGAAAAGCTCAGAAATTATCAACTGTTAGTGTTTTATGAAAGNCATGAAGGCAGGGTTTTAATCttttagattaattaaaaagCAGCCAGTACGGAACACacacaaggacaaaaaaaaaggctgaaccTTTGGCTCCATATCTGACGTTTACATCTACACTCAAACCATTTTCTGAtttagttatttgtttttatttcagtaaaccttACAGTAACCTCTATCAGGCATGTCTGCCTCTTTTTTTGCTATTACActtcacattttctgattttgcaCACTGATTTTCATCATGATAATCTAGTTGTTTTGAGAGAAACTCATTACAAAAGGAAGATCCCTCATACAGTCAGTGTAATATTTTACATAAGTTCTTATCTAAACCTGGCCTGAAGATGATGGTTCATACTTTCATTTGTTCTCATTTAGATTATTGCAATTTGCTttctatcttctttttttttttaaaaaaaaagctcttttaaatgtctaaaactCTGCAGCAAGGCTTTTATTGGGAGTCAATAAACAAGCGCAGTTAACTCCTTTGCTATCCTCTTTACTTTGGCTTtccaattcagttttgagttccatccatccatccatcctgacATGTTCTGTGTTTAGTTCCCTTTTCTCTGTCTTGTTTTGTGCAGTTTTCTGTGGCTCCTCCTTGCTGCCCgaccatagacttaatatataattgCCCGACCCACTTCCTGTGGTTCCTGCTGGAGGAGTTCACACCTGCATCCTATCAGTTCATTTAGTTGTTTGCCTATTTAAGTTCTCTTGGGTCATGTCTCTGTGTTGGAGCGTTTGTGAATTTCTAGGTTTTCTTTGTCAGGTTATTCTGTactttttccattaaaagtATCTGATTTATCCTTCTGTGTCCATGCCTTCTCTGCATTTGGGTTTATGAACTCTGGCTGtaacacatccatccatccatccatctatttttgCTATCTGTTAAATCTAAGGctaggttgataaaatcaattaattgatttgaatcNTTCTGTGTCCAAGCCTTCTCTGCATTTGGGTTTATGAACTCTAGCCGTAACATTATGCTCCAACCATGTCAAACCCAGCAGAGTCAGTTCAGGTTTGTGACGCTCCGTTACCTCCAGCAGATGGAGCAAAGACTTCTGATGGTGGGATCTCCTTGCTTGCCCAGGACTTACTGCATGTCTGGACTCTTGGAGCTTCACAGCCGCCTGACGCTTCTGGAGCAGCCTTCACCTCAACCCCACCAATAAGACTTGGTCCTCCTGAACTGTTTGATGGGACGGCTGTGGATTGCCAACCATTTCAAGCATCATGCCGGCTCCAGTTCGAATTCAACCCCAGTGAGTTCCCTTCGGAGAAAAGCAAGGTAGCCTACGCTTTAAGTTTTTTGACTGGCAGAGCCAAGCGATGGGGGTTGGCTGAGTGGGATCGAGCGGCTTCTTATTGCAGCTCCTTCAGTGACTTTTCTTCACaacttttgactgtttttaacCCATCTACGCCACATCGAGCGGCTGCTTCCCATTTCCTACAGCTCTCCCAGGGGTCCAGTACCATTTTGGATTATGCAGTGGAGTTTTGCACGCTTGCTGCCAGCACTCGATGGCCAGACGGGGCGCTTGTGGACGTGTTCTGCGAAGGTCTCTCTAGATCTTTAAAGGATGAGCTAGCAGTGAGGGAGGTACCTGAGGATCTGGAGGAACTAATTGACTTAGCAGCTCGGATAGACCAACGGATGAGGGAGAGACTCCATGAACGGCCCGTTCCGGATCTTAATGTGCATTGCCAACAACGAAGGTCAACGCCATCTGACTCTGCACGCTTTCAGCGCCTGAACAAGGACCCATCTTCCGAGCCCTCTCCAGAGCCCATGCAGGTGGGCGTGGGGTGTCTATCCCCACCCTCTCGGCCACCGACGAGGATCTTGGTGGCTTGTAACCTGCGGCAGGGTGAGTTTGAGACCCTCATTGACTCTGGGTCTAATGGGGACCTGATGTCCCAGGAGGTGGTGGACAGACTGCAGATACCTATAGAACCTTTACCTGCTGCTGTATCCATCAATGCCATTAACGGAACTCTTATTCACAGAGTATCTGCTCGGACAGTTCCTGTTAAAGTGACTGTGTCTGGTAATCATACTGAattgatgtctttttttgtggttgtgACTATGAAGCCTTCTATAATTTTGGGCTATCCATGGCTGTGTCGACATAGTCCTCACATTGACTGGGTTTCTGGTAGGATTTTGTCTTGGAGTTCGTTCTGTTTATTGAACTGTTTGAATGCTGCTGCTTTACGTTCTTCTGTCCAGAACACCCCTTTCCCAGAGCCTCCTGATCTCGCCAAAGCCCCTCTTGTGTATCATGACTTAGGTGATGTGTTCTGTAAGACTCGGGCTAAGTCCCTTCCTCCACACCGCCCCTATGATTGTTCCATTGACCTGTTCCCAGGAGCCCAACCACCCAAAGGTCACATGAACTCTTTAAGCCCTCTGGAGCGAGAAGCAATGGATCAATACCTTCAGGAGAGTCTCCAGGCACGAATCATTCGCCCATCCTCCTCACCAGCAAGAgcgtgttttttctttgttggaaAGCGTGATGGTGGTTTGCGTCCCTGTATAGACTATAGGGGACTTAACAGCATCACAGTATGCAACACCTACCCTCTTCCCCTGCTAAGCACTGCTTTTGATTTGTTGAAGGGGGCCAACATCTTCACCAAGTTGGATCTCAGTGCCTACCACTTGGTGCGGATACGAGAGGGGGATGAGTGGAAAACCGCTTTCAACACTCCCGGTGGACATTTCGAATACTTAGTGATGCCCTTTGGGTTAACTAACGCTCCAGCTGTGTTTCAGTACCTCATAAATGTTGTTCTTGGGGACATGATCAataagtttgtgtttgtttacctCAACGACATCCTGATCTTCTCCCCAGACTCAGAAACCCATGTTCAGCATGTCCGAGCAGTTGTTCTGGAGAACAAGCTATACTGCAAGGCCGAGAAATGTGAGTTTCACACCAACAAGACAATATTTCTCGGTCATGTGATCTCTCCAGGGTCCATTAAGATGGACAATGCCAAGGTCAAAGCAGTCATAGAATGGCCTACGCCAATGGGACGGAAACAGCTCCAGCGTTTTCTTGGCTTCTCTAACTTCCACAGGCGGTTCATCAGGAACTTCAGTGCCGTTGCTGCTCCTCTCCATAAACTGACTTTTGGAAAGGTATGTTTCCTCTGGGACGATGAGGCTGACAAAGCATTTTCGGAGCTAAAAAGACTTTTCTCTGTGGCCCCTATTCTAGTTCAGCCAGACACCTCCAAACAATTCATCGTGGAGGTAGATGCTTCTGACACTGGGGTGTGTGCTGTGTTGTCCCAGTGAGCGTCTGATAGTAAAGTACACCCCTGCGCGTATTTCTCCTGCAAGCTCACTCCTGCAGAGAGAAACTACGACATAGGGAACAGAGAGCTCCTTGCAGTTAAATTAGCACTTGTGGAATGGCGTCACTGGTTGGAGGGAGCTGAACACCCATTCCTCGTATGGACAGATCACAAAAACCTGGAATATATAAGAACTGCCAAGAGACTTAACTCCCGCCAGGCTTGATGGGCTTTGTTTTTAGACAGATTCAGGTTTTCCCTGTCCTATCGACTTGGAAGCAAGAACGTCAAGCCGGATGCTCTGTCTCGGCAGTACCAGGATGAAAACTACTCTGGGGTTTCTGAGCAGGAGTGCACcatcctccctcaaaacatggTGCTGGCACAACAAGGTGGGCTCTTGAGCGGAAGGTTAAAGCCTCTACATCCCCTGACACAGAGGTACCAGCTGGTTGTCCcactctttgtttgtttgtccccTCGAGTCTCCGTTCTCAGGTTCTGAAATGGGGACACAGCTCTCGTTTGGCCTGCCACCCTGGTGTCACCCGGACTTCCTTTTAACTTTGACAACGATTCTGGTGGCCCACTATGTCGTCTGATATCAGGGCATTTGTTTCTTCATGTCCTACGTGTGCTAGTGTCAAGGTATCCCGACGACCTCCTGCCGGTCTCCAACACCCTCTACCAGTGCCCTCCAGACCGTGGTCCCATATTGCCATGGATTTTATCACAGGACTCCCTAGATCCAGAAGCTTTTCTGTGATTCTGACCATTGTTGACAGgttctccaaattagcccatgCAGTCCCCCTCCAGAAATTACCCACTGCTAAGGAGTTAGCCGAAGTTTAGTCTAGGAATGTGTTTCGACTGCATGGTCTCCCTGTCAACATTGTTTCAGATCGTGGACCCCAGTTCGTGGCAGACTACTGGAGGGAGTTCTGCAAGCTCATGGGGATCAAACTTAGCTTGAGTTCTGGGTTCCACCCACAAACCAACGGTCAAGTGGAGCGTTATAACCAGGATTTGGAGACCACCCTGCGTGCCATGTGTGGCAGGAATCCCAGCACGTGGGCAAGGCAGCTTCCGTGGGCAGAGTATGCCCACAACTCGTTAATAAATTCTTCTGGCTTCTCCCCTTTCCAGGCAGCCTATGGATACCAGCCCCCACTCTTTCCTCATCAGGAACAACTAGCATCCACTTCTGGCccagctgcttttgtttgtcGTTGCCAACGTACCTGGAGGACATTTAGAGCCAGTCTGCTGAAGAACCAGGAGCGGCTCTCTGCGGTTGCGAACCGCCGCCGGTCCGCAGCACCTGAGTATAAGGTGGGCGATGATGTTTGGCTTTCCTCCTCAGACATTCCTCTGAAGGGAGGGTCTGGGAAACTGCATCCACGGTTCCTTGGACCTTTCTCCATAACTGCAATCATCAACCCGGTTGCTGTGAGGTTGGCTCTTCCCTCGACCTTGAGGGTCCATCCAGTGTTTCACGTCAGCAGGTTGAAGCCGGCGCGGAGGAGTCCTCTTCAATCCTCTGACGTGGAGCCACCTCCGCCGCGTTTTGTGGAAGGGGGCCCTGTGTACACCGTCAACAAGCTTCTTGCCTCCCGGAGACGGGGACGGGGGGTACAATATCTAGTGGACTGGGAGGGTTATGGCCCTGAGCATCGTCAGTGGGTGCCCGAGCGTCATATTCTAGACAAGGACGTCATTGCCCAGTGTCAATCCCAGCCAACCCTGTCGCCCTTCTGGTAGCCTGACATTGAGGGGGCAGTTATGACATGTTCTGTGTGTTTAGTTCCCTTTTCTCTGTCTTGTTTTGTGCAGTTTTCTGTGGCTCCTCCTTGCTGCCCGAGCCACTTCCTGTGGTTCCTGCTGGAGGAGTTCACACCTGCATCTTATCAGTTCATTTAGTTGTTTACCTATTTAAGTTCTCTTGGTTCATGCCTCTGTGTTGGAGCGTTTGTGAATTTCTAGGTTTTCTTTGTCAGGTTATTCTGTACTTTTTCTATTAAAAGTATCTGATTTATCCTTCTGTGTCCAAGCCTTCTCTGCATTTGGGTTTATGAACTCTAGCTGTAACAAAAGCtaagatttatcttttcatctacaaaaaattgccgttgtttaaactacatttaaaacgtcccccggtgcgcttgctgttcggaacgtcgggggtccgcagctctcgagacatggcgccggacgcgagccggtaccaccagacgtggtactggacgcgaaccggagccgggttagggtgcaggagctctccgcttCCTAGCACCGGGCtggttttagctagcagctcggtggttggagacccgcccgtgatctagtgagagcagccggtgagttagaggacGATaagggacgcccgcgcgcggtatggaaaggcacgtatgagaaaatctgcgattaatgcgtcaaaagaattgtcggcgtcaagcacatgtcagattaacacatttttaacgtgacaaatctgacagccctaatgaCAGCCAAATGTGAATATAATGTAAACGAATGATAATTAGGTTAGGCGGCATGGTGGTGGAGTGGTTAGCACTGTAATCTCTCagcaggttcaaatcccggctgggttCTAGTCGTGTGTGTTTCTGGAAGGAGTTCTCTCAGGATGCTCCGTTGGATTTAAGGTCAGAAGTTCAGTTACCTGGAAGGAGATCGGAGTAGATCCGATGCTGCTCTTCGCTGGGCGGAGCCAGCTGAGGCCTCTCCTCCAAATGCGTCCTGTCAGGTGTTCTGGATCTATatatttaaaggatttaaaagAACAGATCATTTCTTCCGAAATACTCTCAGTTTAAGATTTGATGTTTAGaattataaaacaatatttaagaataaaaatttattttttcttactttgtCTGCGTttgcaacaacaacaataaatcgCAAAGGAAAGAGCAACAGCAATGATGAAGacgctgatgatgatgatgatgatgatagtCTCCGTGTTCCACCcttaaagagaaagaaaaaactgattgaaaagTGGTGGATTTTATTATTGATTGATCACAGGTTCAATGTCCTCAGTAATGTCACAGGTCAGAGTTCCAGTTTGAGGACTGAAACACTAAACCAGGAAAAGTTCAAACCAGAAAAAATGAAGCAGGCGACGTTTGTACCAATGTTTGACTTCACCTTCTGAGTTGTTGTCGACGTTCTTCATGTCTGGAACGTTCTTCATGTCTGTGCTGTTGATCTTCACTGTGTGTTTGCCGCAGTTTGTCACATTGAGAttaaataaatccagttttccagtttttgtccTGATCTTCACAGTGAAGTTCCCACAGTCAATCAGACTCCAACTGTTGATCGTCAGACTTCCAGTTTCTGTGTTGATGTCACAGCGacctgaaaaaagtgaaatttctGTCATTTATGAAGCATCTGCTCTGGAATCATTACAATAAAACTAATTCTCATTTTATTCAGACTGATTAAAGTTTACCTTCACAATGACGGAAGAACCTTTTTTCATCCCGATAAGAGTCTGCAATGATGTCATCGTTTTGAAGCCACTTGATACTCTCTATATGACCAGAGATTGATCCTGGACTGAGAATTGTGGTTCCATTCTCCATACATTTGATTcctgaaattgaaaaaataaaaccatcattttacatttagttCCTGGGGCTTTACCGAATTTTACCCCCCCCCATATTCATAATGAACCTCCATCTTTGGTTAATTATCATTCATGTCTCATTTTTGCAAATATAGCCATTTTGCAACAttccttttctttaaatttcaaagaaaacaaacaaattttacACTCCAGCGACTTCAACAAGCACAATAATTGTAACTTTGTTCACTCTGgtcttttttggtttaaagctGCATAAGATCATAAAACTAACCTTATAAAACATTGTGATCAATCAGGATTAATCACAACCCAGAGGTGTGATTTACCtgattacatttaaatcaattgACAGCATTAGtttatcattattatcattattttctaataaagacTTCAGTCACTTCTGAAAATTTTGAAGTActggtgatttttttaacaactaaattttctgttaaatgttccggacaaaaaaggcaaacataaacatgtttatgttcaaGTGTAACtacacaaaaagtgaacataAAGCTTTACacgtttttctttaactttaacaaaaatgttttatttctttttgggtgaacaaattgttttagtttaaatgtgtctgttAACCTAAATTCtgtttctttcatattttttgttattacttCTATTTAAACTCTGgaacaaatataatatatatatattattatatattattgtttttcatttgttttttgtgatgttacataaaattgaataattacccggagggaaAATCAACTACCTGGATAAgttttcaagtaatttagttaaaaaattatTGAACAAATATCAAACATTTAGGAGAAACAGCTGCAACTTCCAGCAATTTCTGCctcaattattacaaaaaaaaccccaaactgtGGAGTAACTGGACATTAATACTGAATATAGagtttctcttgtttttcaaGCTTTTATGGTTGC contains:
- the LOC112142028 gene encoding uncharacterized protein LOC112142028 (The sequence of the model RefSeq protein was modified relative to this genomic sequence to represent the inferred CDS: added 65 bases not found in genome assembly), yielding MSPVRHIRSKAKESPFNRGKSRSKWDISSRMRRLASICSLVLLLLTNPHACQSQGIKCMENGTTILSPGSISGHIESIKWLQNDDIIADSYRDEKRFFRHCEGRCDINTETGSLTINSWSLIDCGNFTVKIRTKTGKLDLFNLNVTNCGKHTVKINSTDMKNVPDMKNVDNNSEGWNTETIIIIIIISVFIIAVALSFAIYCCCCKRRQNPEHLTGRIWRRGLSWLRPAKSSIGSTPISFQVTELLTLNPTEHPERTPSRNTHD